The Oceanispirochaeta sp. M1 DNA segment TTGAAAGGGGTTAATTTCCTATATTCATCTGGATGGGAACTGCAAAAGCTCTTATTATAAAATAAAAAAAGTATGCTCTTATGTTGTAACAGGAGCATCCCTCAACTATAGTGCTCCCTCAAGTCAATACAGCTCTAGGCAACGTTTAAGGTAGATTCCCTGAAATAAACCATATTACAGGATTATTCGATCGCGTATGAATAAAATTAACCCAAGGGAATCATAGTTCCAGCTGTTTTCTTCGGTTTGTAAGAACGACCCCTTCTGCACAGGCTGCCAATTCTAATACACATGGTGCTGTAAGTTTATACTCCACTCTTGTTCCCACCCTGGAATCATCTACCAAACCTGCTTCCTTTAACTGTGATAGATGTTTTGAGGCTGCTGATTTTGGGATTCCAGCTTCTTCTGCCAATTTGCAGACACACCAGGTCTTCTCCTTTAGCTTTTCCAGAAAATAAATTCTTACAGGGTGAGCAAGGGCTTTAAACATATGAGCCCTGATTTCTGCTTTTTTCCGTTCATCATCGCTTATCATTGTTTTAATGTTTCAAAATAAAGAAACTTTGTCAAGAAATGACTTGCTTCAATTGTTGAGTTGTTTCAATATAAAGAAACTTTGAAAAGACTTTTCAAATAATAAATTATTTAGTTTTATCTGAAGTCTCTTTGGCAGGTATGATTTCTGGAGCAATAATATGATGACAAAAAAATTTTACATAGGACTCATTGTCCTTTCTTATTTATTACTTTTTTCATGCAGTGAAAAAGTGAATGCTGATACCTCTGGTAAAACCGGGAGTGGATCAGTCTCTGAAAGTAAAAAGGTTACATTTATTGAGCTTGGCTCTGTAAATTGTGTTCCCTGTAAAGCTATGGTTCCTGTTATGGAGGAGATTAAGACCAGTCTCGGAGATCAGGTAGATGTGATTTTCTATGATGTTTGGGAAGAAGAGCAAAAGCCCATGGCAAAGCAATATAATATCCGAGTGATACCTACACAGGTTTTTCTTGATTCAAATGG contains these protein-coding regions:
- a CDS encoding helix-turn-helix transcriptional regulator — encoded protein: MISDDERKKAEIRAHMFKALAHPVRIYFLEKLKEKTWCVCKLAEEAGIPKSAASKHLSQLKEAGLVDDSRVGTRVEYKLTAPCVLELAACAEGVVLTNRRKQLEL
- a CDS encoding co-chaperone YbbN, translating into MMTKKFYIGLIVLSYLLLFSCSEKVNADTSGKTGSGSVSESKKVTFIELGSVNCVPCKAMVPVMEEIKTSLGDQVDVIFYDVWEEEQKPMAKQYNIRVIPTQVFLDSNGKEYYRHEGFFPTEELYLILEKGGVLIQ